In a single window of the Natronorubrum halophilum genome:
- a CDS encoding DUF7344 domain-containing protein, whose amino-acid sequence MIPVISDPESLTAVSAGSNTESDSRDVLADSRRRAVLRYLDAREGPVSLSDLADHLVLEGRTEDRSALSGYGDALLGARRRIRISLRHGHVPKLADADAVAFDHETNTVSLGERSAEFLERVAAIDDAR is encoded by the coding sequence ATGATTCCAGTCATCTCCGATCCGGAATCGTTGACGGCCGTCTCCGCCGGCTCTAACACCGAGTCGGATTCGCGCGACGTCCTCGCCGACTCGCGACGCCGGGCCGTGCTCCGCTACCTGGACGCCCGCGAGGGCCCCGTCTCGCTATCGGATCTCGCGGACCACCTCGTGCTCGAGGGCCGGACGGAAGACCGAAGCGCGCTCTCCGGTTACGGTGACGCGCTCCTCGGGGCGCGCCGTCGCATCCGGATTTCGCTTCGCCACGGTCACGTCCCGAAGTTGGCGGACGCCGACGCCGTCGCGTTCGATCACGAGACGAACACCGTTTCGCTGGGCGAACGGAGCGCGGAGTTCCTCGAGCGAGTCGCGGCGATCGACGACGCCCGGTAG
- a CDS encoding D-2-hydroxyacid dehydrogenase, which produces MTDFGSDVEGDATAITDTADVLVLRTGTHGIPVEQYVAAVRERLPNRTVELARTPAEEREKIEDARFVTGMTLGDDLLEAAENLEVFACAYAGTGHLPLERLEERGVTVTNASGVHGPNIGEHVLGAILRFARRFHVGARHQRRREWRHYQTHELQGSTVTIVGLGAIGRAVCERLEPFGVETIGARYTPEKGGPTDEVIGFEGDAFDAALAKTDYLVLACPLTETTRGLLDREAFVTLDPDAVLVNIARGPVVDTDALVEALRSNWIRGASLDVTDPEPLPEEHPLWTLENVQITPHNAGYTPEYYERLADIVAENARRFAHDPAAELENQVLP; this is translated from the coding sequence ATGACCGACTTTGGGAGCGATGTCGAAGGCGATGCCACCGCGATCACGGACACGGCTGACGTACTCGTCCTCCGAACGGGGACCCACGGGATCCCGGTCGAACAGTACGTCGCCGCCGTCCGCGAGCGGCTTCCGAACCGGACGGTCGAACTCGCCCGAACGCCCGCCGAGGAGCGCGAGAAGATCGAAGACGCCCGATTCGTTACCGGAATGACGCTCGGTGACGACCTCCTCGAGGCCGCCGAGAACCTCGAAGTCTTCGCGTGTGCGTACGCGGGGACTGGCCACCTTCCCCTCGAGCGACTCGAGGAACGCGGCGTCACGGTGACGAACGCGTCCGGAGTCCACGGCCCCAACATCGGCGAGCACGTGCTGGGGGCGATCCTCCGATTCGCGCGCCGGTTTCACGTCGGGGCGCGCCACCAGCGCCGCCGGGAGTGGCGTCACTATCAGACCCACGAACTGCAGGGATCGACGGTAACGATCGTCGGGCTCGGAGCGATCGGACGGGCGGTCTGCGAGCGCCTCGAGCCCTTCGGCGTCGAGACGATCGGCGCGCGTTATACGCCCGAAAAGGGCGGACCGACGGACGAGGTGATCGGTTTCGAGGGGGACGCCTTCGACGCGGCGCTGGCGAAAACGGACTATCTCGTCCTCGCGTGTCCGCTCACCGAAACCACTCGAGGGCTGCTCGACCGCGAGGCGTTTGTGACGCTCGACCCCGACGCCGTCCTCGTCAATATCGCGCGCGGGCCGGTCGTCGACACCGACGCGCTCGTCGAGGCGCTACGTTCGAACTGGATCCGTGGCGCGTCGCTGGACGTCACCGACCCCGAACCGCTCCCCGAAGAGCACCCGCTATGGACCCTCGAGAACGTCCAGATCACGCCGCACAACGCGGGCTACACTCCCGAGTACTACGAGCGACTCGCAGATATCGTCGCGGAGAACGCCCGTCGGTTCGCCCACGATCCAGCCGCTGAACTCGAGAATCAGGTACTCCCCTGA
- a CDS encoding NAD(P)/FAD-dependent oxidoreductase codes for MERVDVAIVGGGPAGTSAAERAAVHGAETVLFEQGVPREDRDGIGPDSTDAAGMLDYWIDIMDFDYREIPDEVIHRELEATEFIGPNSAVRLTTTGIEASYPKFGYTFHRARMDDWLHERADDAGADLRVGTGVKDLETDLRASSSKGPTHTLTLSNGDQLEAQYVVLADGPQRRITLDALDQFTAPGRSVSDYLSPPTANHIAYQEYREFPEELFEEFEDTLKFWWGYMPGETAYPWVFPNDGTVARVGLTMPIGMELEDVENPGSYRLLHPDDDQLPSGSEYITRLLEQEYGDEYDVEEDIPIVEDRGKSKGTETYPISSTRPIESPVGANIAVAGGAMGTTSAFHEGGYHVAVRTGKIAGRLAGTDSLENYNDIWKRAIGDEILRNVAFADIVKDYQPDDWDWAFDVINDMQSSGTGNVMTGRGYSAGLGATKILLAYKKRKFDYRNGGYVQLREDEYLY; via the coding sequence ATGGAACGCGTTGACGTCGCCATCGTCGGTGGGGGCCCCGCAGGTACGTCCGCAGCCGAACGGGCCGCCGTCCACGGTGCCGAGACGGTCCTCTTCGAACAGGGCGTCCCGCGGGAAGACCGCGACGGAATCGGTCCGGATTCGACCGACGCCGCCGGCATGCTTGACTACTGGATCGACATCATGGACTTCGACTATCGGGAGATTCCCGACGAGGTCATCCACCGGGAACTCGAGGCGACCGAATTCATCGGTCCCAACAGCGCCGTCAGACTGACGACGACCGGAATCGAAGCCAGCTATCCCAAGTTCGGCTACACCTTCCACCGCGCACGAATGGACGACTGGCTCCACGAACGCGCGGACGACGCCGGCGCTGATCTCCGCGTCGGGACCGGCGTCAAAGACCTCGAGACGGATCTCCGGGCCTCGAGTTCGAAGGGGCCGACTCACACGTTGACCCTCTCGAACGGCGACCAGCTCGAGGCACAGTACGTCGTCCTCGCCGACGGTCCGCAGCGTCGAATCACCCTCGACGCGCTCGACCAGTTTACGGCACCCGGCCGCAGCGTCTCCGACTACCTCTCGCCGCCGACGGCCAACCACATCGCCTACCAGGAGTATCGAGAGTTCCCCGAAGAGCTATTCGAGGAGTTCGAGGACACCCTCAAATTCTGGTGGGGCTACATGCCCGGCGAGACCGCCTACCCGTGGGTGTTCCCCAACGACGGGACGGTCGCCCGCGTCGGCCTGACGATGCCCATCGGTATGGAACTCGAGGATGTCGAAAACCCCGGCTCCTACCGGTTGCTCCACCCCGACGACGACCAACTGCCGTCGGGGTCGGAGTACATCACCCGGCTGCTCGAGCAGGAGTACGGCGACGAGTACGACGTCGAGGAGGACATCCCGATCGTCGAGGACCGCGGAAAGTCGAAGGGGACCGAAACCTATCCGATCTCGTCGACGCGACCGATCGAGTCGCCCGTCGGTGCGAACATCGCCGTCGCCGGCGGCGCGATGGGGACGACGTCGGCCTTCCACGAGGGCGGCTACCACGTCGCCGTTCGCACGGGGAAAATCGCGGGTCGACTGGCCGGGACGGACTCGCTCGAGAACTACAACGACATCTGGAAACGCGCCATCGGCGACGAAATCCTTCGAAACGTCGCCTTTGCCGATATCGTCAAGGACTACCAGCCCGACGACTGGGACTGGGCCTTCGACGTCATCAACGACATGCAGAGCAGCGGCACCGGAAACGTGATGACCGGCAGGGGATACTCCGCCGGCCTCGGCGCAACGAAGATCTTACTCGCCTACAAGAAACGGAAGTTCGACTACCGTAACGGCGGCTACGTCCAGCTGCGCGAAGACGAGTATCTCTACTGA
- a CDS encoding cytochrome c oxidase subunit 3 — protein sequence MSARFSDSSDSDDGPVETPVIRTDGSGHEASRGDPPDGHAGPVGPSTPENYGGPGDHSEHGDDGHEHRSRWPLVAALGAGGLYSGLAIALLGITAGVVPPLLGVFLAVVGTMGLLAGVAGWVDEAFLAPARNGVGPTKSRDSYVSTTLLFLATDVSTFGALIIYYFFVRIGSWPPAELPPLLTSLVVVNTLILISSSVTFHYAHEALYDGNRRRFLALLGTTLALGIVFLGGQAYEYYEFIVHEGFSLSEGIFGSAFFGLTGLHGIHVALGIGGIAVLFWRALRGYYGPDQDTSIATVSLYWHFVDIVWVFLVTVLYVGASV from the coding sequence ATGAGCGCCCGGTTCAGCGACTCGAGCGATTCGGACGACGGGCCAGTTGAGACACCGGTGATCCGGACCGATGGGTCCGGCCACGAGGCCTCACGCGGCGATCCACCGGACGGACACGCCGGCCCCGTCGGTCCCAGCACGCCGGAAAACTACGGCGGGCCGGGAGACCACTCCGAACACGGCGACGACGGACACGAACACCGCAGCCGCTGGCCCCTCGTCGCCGCACTCGGTGCCGGCGGCCTCTACAGCGGACTCGCGATCGCCCTGCTCGGGATTACAGCCGGCGTCGTACCGCCGCTGCTCGGGGTTTTCCTCGCCGTCGTCGGGACGATGGGCCTGCTGGCCGGCGTCGCCGGCTGGGTCGACGAAGCGTTTCTCGCGCCCGCCCGAAACGGAGTCGGGCCGACGAAGTCGCGTGATTCGTACGTCTCGACGACGCTGCTCTTCCTCGCGACCGACGTCTCGACGTTCGGCGCACTGATCATCTACTACTTCTTCGTCCGAATCGGTAGCTGGCCGCCGGCGGAGTTACCGCCGCTTTTGACCTCGCTCGTGGTAGTCAACACGCTGATCCTGATCTCGAGCAGCGTGACGTTCCACTACGCCCACGAGGCCCTGTACGACGGGAACCGGCGTCGGTTTTTAGCACTGCTCGGGACGACGCTCGCCCTCGGGATCGTCTTCCTCGGCGGACAGGCCTACGAGTACTACGAGTTCATCGTCCACGAGGGCTTTTCCCTTTCCGAAGGTATCTTCGGGAGCGCCTTCTTCGGGCTAACCGGCCTCCACGGGATCCACGTCGCGTTGGGCATCGGCGGCATCGCCGTCCTCTTCTGGCGGGCGCTGCGAGGGTACTACGGCCCAGACCAGGACACCTCCATCGCGACCGTCTCGTTGTACTGGCACTTCGTCGACATCGTCTGGGTGTTCCTCGTGACCGTCCTCTACGTCGGTGCCAGCGTCTGA
- a CDS encoding manganese catalase family protein, whose protein sequence is MFFQEPELQYEVTVEEPDPHFAKLLQQAIGGQEGEMRVAMQYMFQAWALPEDYEEYRNLLMETAAEELGHIEMLATAVTKNLRGSPKQMDDDARETAATAAAMTGQNPRQFLSAGQSAMPVDSNGVPFTGGYIAASGNLAGDLYANVMAEATGRTLATRLWEYTDDPGMKDMLSYLIARDTMHQNQWLEALETLDDPVPVPASFPQEQENQEYNYTFISTRCEQQPDPGYPWTQGEAPDGKGQFSYAPEQPGDGEVVAPQPDPMTNNEPNRTDESTTNGSNTASGSDAATDSNKSNTSNESNR, encoded by the coding sequence ATGTTCTTCCAAGAACCGGAACTCCAGTACGAGGTTACCGTCGAAGAACCGGATCCCCACTTCGCCAAGCTTCTGCAGCAAGCGATCGGCGGCCAGGAGGGCGAGATGCGCGTCGCCATGCAGTACATGTTCCAGGCCTGGGCGCTGCCCGAGGACTACGAGGAATATCGGAACCTGCTGATGGAAACCGCCGCCGAGGAGCTCGGTCACATCGAAATGCTCGCCACCGCGGTCACGAAGAACCTCCGAGGCTCGCCCAAGCAGATGGACGACGACGCCCGGGAAACCGCAGCCACCGCCGCGGCGATGACCGGACAGAACCCGCGTCAGTTCCTCTCGGCCGGCCAGTCGGCGATGCCCGTCGACAGCAACGGCGTTCCGTTCACCGGGGGCTATATCGCCGCGTCGGGCAACCTCGCCGGGGATCTCTACGCGAACGTGATGGCCGAGGCGACCGGTCGGACCCTCGCAACTCGCCTCTGGGAGTACACCGACGATCCGGGCATGAAGGACATGCTCTCCTATCTAATCGCCCGGGACACCATGCACCAGAACCAGTGGCTCGAGGCCCTGGAAACGTTGGACGATCCGGTGCCGGTGCCCGCGAGCTTTCCGCAGGAACAGGAGAACCAGGAATACAACTACACGTTCATCTCGACCCGGTGCGAACAGCAGCCCGATCCCGGCTACCCCTGGACCCAGGGCGAAGCGCCGGACGGCAAGGGCCAGTTCTCCTACGCCCCCGAACAGCCGGGTGACGGAGAGGTCGTCGCTCCCCAGCCGGATCCGATGACGAACAACGAACCGAACAGAACCGACGAGTCGACCACCAACGGGTCGAACACGGCGAGCGGATCGGACGCCGCGACCGATTCGAACAAGTCGAACACCTCTAACGAGTCGAACAGGTAG
- a CDS encoding universal stress protein gives MTLTFEGTILVPAADPDDGERTAEALAPYLASTSSVVIVNVIEKAGGAPDKASMDQREEYAEEIFERTRRPLESTNAAIETDVLYGTDIVERIFAEAEARDVDAVVFTPRKSNRFAELLTGNVARRLVKEASVPVVALPQAGSS, from the coding sequence GTGACGCTCACGTTCGAGGGGACGATCCTCGTCCCAGCGGCGGATCCGGACGACGGCGAGCGGACGGCCGAAGCGCTCGCTCCCTATCTCGCGTCGACGAGTTCGGTCGTGATCGTCAACGTGATCGAAAAGGCCGGCGGCGCGCCAGACAAGGCCTCGATGGACCAACGCGAGGAGTATGCCGAGGAGATATTCGAGCGGACGCGTCGGCCACTCGAGTCCACGAACGCGGCGATCGAGACGGACGTGCTCTACGGCACCGACATCGTCGAACGGATTTTCGCCGAAGCGGAGGCGCGCGACGTCGACGCCGTCGTCTTCACTCCCCGAAAGAGCAACCGGTTTGCGGAACTACTCACCGGGAACGTGGCGCGGCGACTGGTCAAAGAGGCGTCCGTCCCGGTCGTTGCCCTGCCACAGGCCGGGTCGTCGTAG